From the Opisthocomus hoazin isolate bOpiHoa1 unplaced genomic scaffold, bOpiHoa1.hap1 HAP1_SCAFFOLD_123, whole genome shotgun sequence genome, one window contains:
- the LOC142359659 gene encoding LOW QUALITY PROTEIN: killer cell lectin-like receptor subfamily B member 1B allele A (The sequence of the model RefSeq protein was modified relative to this genomic sequence to represent the inferred CDS: deleted 3 bases in 2 codons) — MAWGGEKRGRRLENTSGWPAHRTRSFATLLRLTSVQMLVLLLADLQPGEELAKPSWRSEKPQKKKNKTPPKPRFADCWIAAGRARGTAGAPLASPAMAGEIIYADLDIGPGKRCRKRPSPPQPGASGCPPWHRAALWAGWTGNLLLGVAVVAMGCVLRPQQSESPGSCKNTTENVGDGNATLGNVCLDLRKALCVSELREAEGCKLCPVNWTLHGTKCYWVANGVRVWSASRDDCGNRGAELLMPGDRDELGYVQEMVQKSSRYFWIGLSVPSGGQGWTWLNGSRLDPSRFQLDGDEGRACGVLKGDSISSESCTSASQWICQKGATQL, encoded by the exons ATGGCTTGGGGTGGGGAGAAGCGGGGACGCCGGCTGGAAAACACTTCAG GCTGGCCGGCGCATCGAACGCGCTCTTTTGCAACCTTGCTCCGCTTGACGAGCGTTCAGATGCTCGTGCTTCTCCTCGCCGACCTC CAGCCGGGAGAGGAGCTTGCAAAGCCGAGCTGGAGGAGtgaaaaacctcagaaaaaaaaaaacaaaacaccaccaaaacccaGATTTGCCGACTGCTGGATTGCTGCCGGGCGAGCGAGAGGCACGGCC GGCGCTCCCCTCGCCTCTCCCGCTATGGCTGGCGAAATTATTTATGCTGACCTGGATATCGGTCCCGGGAAACGCTGCAGGAAACGGCCTTCGCCTCCTCAGCCTGGTG CGTCGGGCTGTCCCCCGTGGCACCGAGCCGCTCTCTGGGCCGGCTGGACCGGGAACCTCCTCCTCGGAGTGGCCGTGGTAGCGATGGGATGCGTGC TTCGCCCCCAGCAGTCGGAGAGCCCGGGAAGCTGTAAAAACACGACCGAGAACGTCGGAGATGGCAACGCCACCCTGGGGAACGTCTGCTTGGACCTGAGGAAAGCTCTCTGCGTGTCAGAGCTGCGAG aggctgagggGTGCAAGCTCTGCCCCGTGAACTGGACGCTGCACGGGACCAAGTGCTACTGGGTCGCCAACGGGGTGCGGGTTTGGAGCGCCAGCCGGGACGACTGCGGGAATCGGGGGGCCGAGCTGCTGATGCCGGGGGACCGGGATGAGCTG GGTTACGTGCAGGAAATGGTGCAGAAATCCTCCCGCTACTTCTGGATCGGGCTCTCCGTCCCCtcgggcgggcagggctggaCCTGGCTGAACGGCTCCCGCCTGGACCCgagccg GTTCCAGCTGGACGGGGATGAAGGCAGAGCCTGCGGGGTGCTGAAGGGGGACAGCATCAGCTCCGAGAGCTGCACTTCTGCGTCCCAGTGGATCTGCCAGAAAGGGGCCACCCAGCTCTGA
- the LOC104332287 gene encoding C-type lectin domain family 2 member B-like, with the protein MPEAAPDAGEGSASVMMPSQQRAEEGTSFSLKCIKDKKVPIGVTVVVAALLLTIIALAAKKCPSCPSCPAPVLPSCLEDGIGYREKCFYFVEDEADWNRSQSSCLSLGAHLAAVDTREELRFLLRYGSRLHYWVGLRREGSGPWKWFNGSLFNNLFDVRGEGQCAYVNADGISSDWCSQMKYSICSHPQSTPAGLSNPPEPRLELLPRQRNHRITE; encoded by the exons ATGCCAGAAGCTGCTCCCGATGCAG GTGAAGGCTCAGCTTCTGTAATGATGCCGTCGCAGCAGAGGGCGGAGGAAGGGACCA GTTTTAGCCTCAAGTGCATTAAGGATAAAAAGGTCCCCATCGGGGTCACCGTGGTCGTAGCGGCGTTGCTCCTCACCATCATCGCGCTGGCGG CTAAGAAATGCCCGTCCTGTCCATCCTGTCCCGCTCCTGTCCTTCCCAGCTGCCTGGAGGACGGGATCGGGTACCGGGAGAAGTGCTTTTACTTCGTGGAGGACGAAGCGGACTGGAACAGGAGTCAGAGCTCTTGCCTTTCCCTCGGAGCCCATTTGGCCGCCGTCGACACCCGGGAGGAGCTG cgttTCCTCTTGCGCTACGGGAGTCGCTTGCACTACTGGGTCGGTCTCCGAAGGGAAGGCTCCGGACCTTGGAAATGGTTCAACGGGTCTCTCTTCAACAACCT GTTCGACGTCCGGGGTGAGGGACAGTGTGCCTATGTCAACGCTGACGGGATCAGCAGCGACTGGTGCTCCCAGATGAAATACTCCATCTGCAGCCACCCGCAGAGCACCCCGGCGGGACTCAGCAATCCTCCTGAGCCTCGCCTGGAACTCCTCCCTCggcagaggaatcacagaatcacagaatag